The Musa acuminata AAA Group cultivar baxijiao chromosome BXJ2-5, Cavendish_Baxijiao_AAA, whole genome shotgun sequence genomic interval GgtttcttgatttctctttttTGGTTATCTGGAAATCATTTCCTCTGTCACGTGTAAAGATTGTCTTGTTTGGCTTAGCTGGGATTTATTTTAATATGTGGCACGCACAGAGAGGCAAAGGAATCTGATTCTTGGTTCTATTTGTTCGCTTGGAATCGTTTGTATGCTTAAAATTGAGCGTCGTcttattcttcctttttcttttataggaGATTTTGGTTGGTTTCTGAATCCTGATCTTAGCCAGGGGGTTTTGACATgtctagaaaatatttatctgtTCAAGTTAAAATCTGTAATGTTCTTTATTAATTCGGTAGAGAACTATTTAGAGCCGCTTAGATTGTTGATGCATGCGATGGCTATTATTCCATTGCTTTAATTACTTATTGCTCATACAGAAATTTGCATGAGAGTTCTTCTTAATACTGTCCTTCGACTTCCATTATATGTTCAGAGGACCTATGTAAACACCCAAGTGCTCTTTCATCTGACACTTCATCTGTACTGGTCCACGATGATGCTCTCTTAGATGTTGTATGAATCTGGCATTTGGATGATCGGATCATGACCACGAGTCTTTCTTATGATGAAGTCTGTGTTAACTAATTTCTCATTGGATGAGATGTTGACAGGTCATAGGCTTGTTTCTGTTTCTGTTCACCTGCCATCTTATCCCACTACTGACACCGAAATTTTCACTCACTTCAGGATTTGTTCTTGACCCTTCTAAATGCCGCAAGCTGAGTATAGATGACAAGAGAGAACTCATCCATGAATTGTCTAAATGGCCAGACAGTTCTACTGAGAAACTACAAACTTGGAGCAGGAAAGACCTTCTGGAGATCCTTTGTGCAGAaatagggaaggagaggaagtatACGGGCTTAACAAAGCAGAAGATGATAGAATACCTTTTCAAACTTGTATCTGAGAAAAAATCTGGAGGACATGTGGAAGCCATGAATTCAACTCCTAATCCACCTAACCCTAACCCTCAAACTCCACACAAAAGACACAGAAAGAATGAGAACCCGTCACGTCTACCTATTACTGCAAATAATCTTCCAGCAAGTGAAGGAAATGAGGCTGTCATTAATGTGCGATACTGCCAAAATCTAGCATGCAGAGCCACTCTGAACCTTGATGATGCATTTTGCAAACGCTGCTCGTGTTGTATCTGCCACAAATATGATGATAATAAGGACCCTAGCCTTTGGCTGTTTTGTAGCTCGGATACTCTTTCTCAAGGTAATCCATGTGGTTTGTCATGCCATCTTGAGTGTGCTCTCAAGCATGAAAGAGCTGGTATTGTGAAGAATGGAAAATGCACAAGCTTGGATGGGAGCTATTACTGCACATACTGTGGAAAATCCAATGACTTGCTTGGGTAATTTCTTCCACATCCCTTTGAATTTGTTAGAATTATTTCCCTGAAATATTTTCAGTGCTCCTTGCAGTGTCTAGTGGTTGTTAACATCTAGATATCAGTACTGGACCTTTATTTGTTTGATTATGAGCTTATGACCTATTTAAATTCCCCTTTATTTTCGTAGTCAATTTTTTGTCttttgagttctcaactcctTTCAGATTTCAACTTTCAGGACATATTATAAGATCGGCTCTATGAACTGATAAAATGCTATGTAACCTATCAGTATCAGTGCAAGCGGATGAAGTTGTGATGAGTTCAAATGGTCAAATTACACGAATAGAAAACAATAGTCATGCTGATGAGAACATGATAATATAGGAGTCATTACAGACACAAAATTTGATGTATTTCTGTCAGTATTTCTCCCTAGCAAGTTGTATTAGACACTCTGGTTTGTATTGAGAAATGGTGTTGGTCAATTTGTGGATTATCCTCCAGCACAAATATGGACATGTACTCGATCACCAGTAACACAAATGGCCTGCTCGAGCTGGAATGGTGTTTGATTTCAAATAAACACAATTAAATAATGGATGCTTGGTGTATGACCTTTTGAGATTACATAATTGGTGTGAAATAAAGTTGAACATGGTTTTAGGTTGTGGTTTCATGATATGGTTCTTAAGGGATTACTGGCAAAGTGAGAGATAACAAATGTAAAGATTTGCAATGCTGACCCACACCGTATCTTTGTCTACTTTTCACTTGCCTTTGTCCGAAATGTTCACCATGGCAAATGTCAAACCTTTGTTTTCCATCTTTTATTGTCATGCCTTCAGACGTTTTGTCAGTACATAAGGCATCCATCAAAGTAGGTTTTTACCTTGTACCTACGAACAAACAGGTTGTTTTTTCAAGACAAGCCTTTATTTCACAAAAAGGGATTTTCTTTCTGGTGAAAGACATAATCCTCATAATCTTTTAACTAAAAGAATGATACCACTCTTGAATATGGATTTACATATCTGACTTGAATCCTCTATGTTTTAGGGGTGAGAAAATTTGCAACATGAGCTTAATTTTTCTAgaaaacataattaaaaaaatcccCCAATTAATCATTAATTGatgaaattttaatttcaaatcactATCTTCTGATCATTGTCTACAAGATCAGTTTAGCTAGCTTATAGCCCTTGAAAATTTGATGGATTGGCCAGTTCCATTGGATTGTGCTTATTCTTGGTCAGTCTTGATTATTTAATTGGGCTTAGTCGATATTGGGCCTGAAGCTAATTCACAAATATCTCCACTCCCAATCTGACTGAGTTTACCTattcaatctaatcccaaattTCTATGGTGAAAGCTAGACTGAACTTGATCTTGTGAACCTTCTCTCAAATGGTCAGAAAGGTCAATTCATTGAGATATTTAAACCTTTGCTGTGCTCCGTGTAGTACATGCAAAGTTTCAACATTATGAGCCCATGGGCAAATTCCCTTCTCCTTTTATGGATATAATCATTTTTGTTGACATTCTTTTGTTTCTGTTATTGGATCTTTCATCTCCAACTGTAAGTTTGATTGCAGAACTTTCTAGGATGCAATTGGAAAAACTATAccatttttattatcatgatttAATATATTCTTCACTGTTGAAGTCTTCGCAAGGACATGTACTTACATCATTCAAGCATCATTACATTTTCTGCTTACCATCAATTCCTCAGTAGCGAATCCCATATTGATAAGcaaaggatgatgatgatgagactagAAAATTGAGTCTAAGGGTGTTTTTGATGCTTGTCCGTTCAAATTCTGAAGCACTGTTTTAAAACCTGGATATCAGAAATCTCTTATATGATCCACCTAACATTATTATTGTCTGTAGGATTATTTATAATGATATATTGGAAGTGCAAGGAATTTTTCCATGGGATTAGGCTTAATAAAAGTTTGGAATCAAGTACAATAATTGCTAGTCTTACAGGGCAGTTCTAATTTAGATCCTCaaacattataaaaaagaaggaaaatcaacAAGAATCTATGAGAGTTTATCATGGCTGCTTAAACTTACAAAAAAAAGGATTCTTCGTTCATTTTCATGATAACCCAAACAACAAATCTGGTAAATCAATTTCTGAAAGTGTCACATTTATAAAGTGATGTTTTGACTTCATTGACTTACACAAAACCAAACAGGCACTAGAGGAAAGGCCAACTGGTGGTTGAACAATTTTGGCCAGTCTTTTTAGTGAACCTATCAGGCCCTTTGAATTTTTAGGCTTAGAAGATGGTAGGTAATTAGAGTAAACTTTGTCATGCATAACAGACTCCAAATTTCCTAATTTAGGATCAGTTGGGGTGCAGATTTGGTTAACTTCAGATTTTTTCATGTTTTGCAGATGCTGGAAAAAGCAACTCATGATTGCAATGGATGCACGACGAGTAGATGTATTGTGTTATCGGATTTCACTtagtcataaaattcttgaatcaACAGAGAAGTTTCAGAGCTTGCATGAGATAGTTGACACAGCAATGAAGAAGTTGGAGGCTGAAGTTGGGCCTATTAATGATTTACCAAACATGGCTCGTGGAATTGTCAACAGACTTTCTGTTGGTGCCGAAGTTCAGAGAATGTGTGCTTTTGCTGTCAAATTATTAGATTCTATGCATCTACTAGCCTTCTCTTCTGATACTCAAGTTCAGCGTAAGCTTCTCTATGAATCTGTCTTGTCTTCAAGAGTCCTGAATATTTGGtacttgtttatcatgcaatgttcACTTATTTGTGGATATGTTCATTGCAGAAGTAAGTTTGACATCCTCTAGCTTCATCAAATTTGTAGACATATCCCCGGTGTCGGTTACTTTGGTGTTGGGTTATGATGATAATTCAGCTTTATCACAAGAGATGGCTGGTTTTACCATATGGCACCGAAAAGCCGATGCTAGGGAGTACCCTAAGAAACCAACCTGTACTTTGTTTAAGCCAAAGAGGAGGTTTCTGATAACAGAACTATCTCCAGCTACAGAATACATGTTCAAGGTGGTAGCCTTCAGCAGCTTCAGTGAGCTCAGAATGTGGGAAGTTGGAGTAACAACGGAAGGCATTTCTTTGGATGATCCAGCAGGCTTAGCTGCAGATGTAAACCCATCCAAACCATATTGCCAAAGCCCAAAAACAAACAGTAGTGGCCTATCAAACCCATCGGAGGGAGATGAatctaacaataatgttgttgcaTATACTGACCTCAACAAGTCACCAGACAGTTGTTTTCATTATTTTGAGAAGCCTGATATCCTTGACTCGGAAAAATTATCAGACCACATACAGAAAGATGAAAAGAGCGAATATGCAGGAACAATAAGTGGAGCTGAAGTTATGGAGGCTGACGAAACACCAGGGCATTCTGGTTCTGCATTAGATGAGGAGCTGAACCCAACAATTCAAATGGAGTCCCACAAGGATTCCACAAACTCTGTGGAGAATAACCAGGCAACTGACATCCCCAAATCAGAGAATGAATCCAATGCACCTACTGCAGATGAGATGGTTATCGTTCCATTCGGGCATCCAGATCAAACCTTACCAGTTACTCACCGTGGGCTGGATACCAGTCAGGAAGGTCCTGGGAGAGGTAGCAAATTGAAACTTGGCATTAATTTGCTAGAGAGTGGCCGTACAAATTCAGGTAGGGAGCCAGCAAGTTTATCAAAGAAAAGAGGTAGGGAGAAAATAATGGAGATGTGTGCTAAAGAAGGCTCCTTAGAAGGGTCGTATGAGTATTGTGTGAAAGTGGTTAGATGGCTCGAATGTGAGGGCCACATCGAGACCAACTTTAGGGTCAAATTTCTAACTTGGTTTAGCTTACGGGCAACCCCACAGGAGAGAAGAATAGTGACTGTTTATGTTGATACTCTGATTGATGATCCTGCGAGCCTCGCGGGGCAGCTGGTGGACACCTTCTCAGAAACAATCTGCAGCAAGAAACCACCACCGGTGCCGACTGGCTTCTGTATGAAGCTTTGGCATTAGGACTTGCCAAGCTAATTCTTATTGATTATCCATGAGCCCTGATTCTTTGAACACAAATTGCCATGTTCATTCTTCATTGAATATATCTTTATGGTTCAGGAATTGCAGGAACCCCTTATTGTCAAATTAAACTGTCTACTTACATGACTGTAGTTTCTATCCATAGAATTTCTGTATTTCTTCTGTTTTTCTCTACTTAGGAATCGTGTAGAACTACCCTACACTTTTCTATGAAACTTATGCTCTCCTTAGATAATAATTTTTGTTATGGATTCCTGTAATATGATGACAACTTTATCTTTTAGGGTTACATTGATATGTTGAATTAGCAGGCAAATTGTTAGTCTATATTGTGGAGAAGTCACCTAACAGAATGTGAATTTACTTGGAGCTGATTTGATCTAGATTCTGATAACATGGTTAATACTTCTTGCGAGTTGACTGCAAAGAGATGATTCAGGCATGATAAGGTAAATAGATCCTATATCAGATTGGATCGAAGCCAAAATGTCAGAGATAATCAAAATTCTCAGGATAAATTATTTTCAGATCAAGGATAAGGATGAATTGATGTGTCACTTCAGAAGGGAATGGTTTTCTCTTTATGCATAGCATTTGTCATCTTGCAATTGAGGGGTATCAAATATGGAATATGATGGCAGGTAATTTTCTTGTGGAAAATAATGGCAAGGTGTGAAGAATTTGTGGAGCACTGCCTAGTGCACAATGATGAAGTTTTTATTTGACAATCAATGGAGTGTACATATTCCCTTTTATCACATCTCCTCTGATGATTATTGGATTTGGACACTGCATCCATTACTTGCACatatttttttaatggctttTTCCACAGGTATGCTTGGATAAAATTAACAAATGATGTGGTTGGAAGGCAATTTGATGCAAATATTTTCTGTGGAAACAACTTCTCTTCGGTACAGATGAAAAAAATGCAATGCCTTTTTGTTTATATGTTCATGCAAATAAATTATGGTTCTCCAAACTGCATGTATCCTTAATATTCTTGTATAATTAGGTGAATGGTGCATGGTTAGAGGAAGGTTAGGAGGTAAGTGAACTCTTCTTTCAAAAACTAAGAGCATCAATTGCTAATTCCTTATGGTAAATAGCTTTTTCCATGACCACCTTGTCAACTTCAATTCCTCTTTTACATAGCTTTAGCACTTTAGTGTGTgtcttcttattatattttggaatgTGAAACTCGAGcggtatttattttttatgtgaaaAAAACAATTAGGCATTCCATCTTCCGaaatcatatttatttattttttttatggtgCTCATCAACTAGGATAGTATCCATTCATTTTGATGGGAGGTTTTCAACTCCTTGGATGTGTTTGGAGTTTGCATACATTTCTTCTCTAAGCTTGTGCTTCAATAGAATTGAAGATGTATCACGACCCATTTAATTGAGTTACATTGGACAGATAACCAAACCCATTCATTACATTTTAATGTAGCAGAGTAAGATTTCATTAATGGTTTACTTTTCTTGTTGGGCAGTAACCATCAGAGAATTAGCTGAAAGATTGAGAGTagaaaacaattcaaaattatatttttgttatGTTAAATAACTTTAGCAATGAGATTTCAATTCATAATATCTTTTTATTGTTTATGATCTTATTGTAAGAATCTATAAATGTctttatcatcttttttttttttttctcttaatcgTGAGTGACAAGCAATGTCGAGTGACAAATGACGTCCACAACAATTTCGGATGAATGTAAATGACTTCATCCCCTTAATCGTGAGTGACGACGCTCGTCGTCTATGGTATTGGACAACGGAGTGGTATTAGCATAGTTAGGGTTCCAATTGATGAgggtataataaaattttatagttatttaaataacttaaataattttattatgagaGAGTTAGtaaattatattttagtattttttagGGATTGCTAATAGCAAAATGAGATTGCCAATAACAAGTTTCCTtcataatatcatatatatatatatatatatatattctctatgCTCTGCATTAtctgattttttttcaaaaatacctaatttctttccctttttttaaagaaagtaaaaaaaagaaaattcataaatAGAACCTTATGCTGTTCATTTTGCAACACTTGCTAATCTAAAATACATTCTGTATTCATTCAGTTTTGAGTGTTACTTCACCTTCAAAGTGTTGATTGCCAGTAGATTTGTTGACTCAAATCAAGTCCTTGTTGTACCTTCACAGAATTCCTCGGTTCACCTgttttcttggtgagttctaacagCTGCAAGATTTGTTGTCTCAGATAAGAATCCAGCAATGCCAACACCCTCCAGAAATAAATAAGGGAAACTAAGTACAGTTGAAGAACAAATCTTTACAACCTCAACCTCAAGTTTGCCTCCATGTTGGACCAATTCATGCCCGCCAGAAACTACTTCCTCCAGTGTCTCACAGTATACAATTGCAAGCACTCAATAGTAGATTGAAGCTCTCCGATGTTCTTCCACCTCCTTCAACTATAACCACAAGTCTCCTCTGCAAACCCCACCTTTGATCCGACTGTATCATACACCACCCTCAGATTCTTCTGCTGGTAGTTCCCGATGATCCCGATCTCTTCTTCGTAAGAAAGGCTTGCGAAGGCCAAGCAAACCTGAGATGCGTCCGGCTTGGCGAAGTACAGAACACCATTGACATCCACATCCACCTCTGCATCGCCATCGAACGTGAATCTGATGGTGGGGACGTCCACCTCCTTGTATCCAGCCAAGTCGAAGCAGGTGTCGAGGATCGAGTACCCAGGCGCAGGCGGATACCCGGAGAAATGCCGCAGGAACTCATCCCTCAGCGTCTTGTAGACGGAAGGAACCAGCCTAGTGATCACGGTGCCGGAATCGATGAGGACTTGGGTGTTGAACTGGGTTGAGGATCGAAGAGCTGTGCCACCGATGCTGATGCCGGTGAGGTTGAGGAAGTAGAAGGACGCCTGTTGGGGATCAGTGATCATTCTGGTGTAGACGACCGGGGTTGAGTTCTTGTAGACAGAGTAGTCGTTGCCGAGAATCAAGGAGCCCGATGAGTCGAATTCTCTGGTCGGCAAGCAGTAGGAGAAGACCCCTCCAAACTCAGGTATCGTCTGCGAGACCAGAGAGAGCGGCGACCTGCCCAGCCCCATCAGACCGGAGGTGCCGCCGAACATGCCTTGGTTGCTCTCGCCGCAGCCGAACACGAATCCTCGGACGGGGACGGCGGCCAGATCGATCCTGTCCCGAGCGAGAACTCCGTTGGTGTAGGATCCGTCTCGGTAGCTGAGGGCGTAGTTGCAGCTGGGCTGGTCGGCGCCGCAAGCGCCGGAGACTCCGGTGGCCATCTGCAGGGAGTCGCACATGGAGGAGTTGCATGGGATGGGTTGGTAGGAAGGCGAGGCGGCGGGATCGAAGAGGGGGTCTTCCTGGGTGTAGCAGGACCGGCATGGCTTGCACTGGACCCAGGTGAGGTCGCTCCCAGTGTCCACCATCACTGTCATCTGCTTGCCACCCAGCTGGATGGTGACGATGTAGTTCATGGTTTGGAGCTTTGCTCCCGAGTTGAGAGGGATTTGAGCTCCTgctggtggtggtgatgatgatggtTTCTCCGCGCTGTAGGACATGGCGGCATCATTGATCTGGGACTGTAAGGATGACACTCGTGCATTGTCAAGAGCCAAAAGCTTCCAAGCTCTATCCTCCCTGCTCTTGGTTGACCAGGAGCAGTAACTCTGGTGCTTCATCTCCAGGATTGTTGCACCATTAACCCTTCCTGTGACCAAGAACAACACCCACAACAAACTAATAGGCTCAGTGAAAGATGGAGTCAAATCTTTGCATGCATTTTGAGACTACTAACTTGATCTCTGTGGCAGGCATTTCTCAGAGGTCTTGATGTCTCCAAGCTGCAGCTCCCGCAAGGGCAGCACCTGCTTCTTCTCTCCATGACAggaagaggcagcagcagcaaggaggaggaggaggagaaggtggaaCCAGGAGCTGTGCCAGGACTCGTTGGCTCTCACTTCCACCATTGTGAAGCCTCCTCGTTGGTGagcagagggaggaggaggaggaggaggagggggagggggagggaaaggaaaggaaaggaaaggaaagaaggGACAAGGAAGAGAATGGTGGGGGGAGGTGGGGATGGGAGAGATTCTTGGATGTGGTGGAATTTGGCATGGCAACAAAGGAGAAGAGGCTGGCAATTTGGACCCACACTGTGCATGAGAAATTATTGGAGCTTCACGTGCATGACCCTCTCACagacacagacacacacacacacacgtcagCTCagcctctgctgctgctgctgctgctgctgctgctgctgtctcaCTGAGCTCGCTCACTTGCCTTCATCAAGAATTCCTGTCAACCGTTGGGTACCATCTCGTGAGGTCATCGAAGTAGACATGCTGCATTTGCTGTTCTTCCTCCTCCCCACAGTACATCCCGTGAAGGAGGCTTGCTTCTCTTTGTGTAGATAATGACGATGAGTCGAACACCAACTCAACTCAACCTAAGAATTTATATTGCTGATCATATCTTTCTATCTAATACACATGAATATGAATAATAGGTCACTCGAATGCTTCGGAGACCATTTTATTGTGTGAGAAGGGATTGAGATCAAAAAATCTCATTGACTTGTGGTTGGTACAGATGCAAGCATGAACACATGGGGAGGGAAAAGAACTGGTGAATGTATGATATACAGATAAAAGCAAGAAGCCAATCATTCTCCAGTGTTTGGCATCCTTTTCCCTGTTAGCAGCATATATTGCCAATGTAGTGTGTGATATGATGTGCTGAATAGGTGCCTATGTCTCTTCTTGTTTGGTGAAACTTGTGCAAAATGTAGTTGACAATGTTCCACCCACCTATTTTACTGCAAACTCATGACAAGAAGATACTAATACCAAATTGATTTGAATCATATAttgttgactcattcctaacat includes:
- the LOC135612664 gene encoding protein VERNALIZATION INSENSITIVE 3-like isoform X2, whose translation is MDPPFSGFVLDPSKCRKLSIDDKRELIHELSKWPDSSTEKLQTWSRKDLLEILCAEIGKERKYTGLTKQKMIEYLFKLVSEKKSGGHVEAMNSTPNPPNPNPQTPHKRHRKNENPSRLPITANNLPASEGNEAVINVRYCQNLACRATLNLDDAFCKRCSCCICHKYDDNKDPSLWLFCSSDTLSQGNPCGLSCHLECALKHERAGIVKNGKCTSLDGSYYCTYCGKSNDLLGCWKKQLMIAMDARRVDVLCYRISLSHKILESTEKFQSLHEIVDTAMKKLEAEVGPINDLPNMARGIVNRLSVGAEVQRMCAFAVKLLDSMHLLAFSSDTQVQLSLTSSSFIKFVDISPVSVTLVLGYDDNSALSQEMAGFTIWHRKADAREYPKKPTCTLFKPKRRFLITELSPATEYMFKVVAFSSFSELRMWEVGVTTEGISLDDPAGLAADVNPSKPYCQSPKTNSSGLSNPSEGDESNNNVVAYTDLNKSPDSCFHYFEKPDILDSEKLSDHIQKDEKSEYAGTISGAEVMEADETPGHSGSALDEELNPTIQMESHKDSTNSVENNQATDIPKSENESNAPTADEMVIVPFGHPDQTLPVTHRGLDTSQEGPGRGSKLKLGINLLESGRTNSGREPASLSKKRGREKIMEMCAKEGSLEGSYEYCVKVVRWLECEGHIETNFRVKFLTWFSLRATPQERRIVTVYVDTLIDDPASLAGQLVDTFSETICSKKPPPVPTGFCMKLWH
- the LOC135612665 gene encoding aspartyl protease family protein At5g10770-like, with protein sequence MVEVRANESWHSSWFHLLLLLLLAAAASSCHGEKKQVLPLRELQLGDIKTSEKCLPQRSRRVNGATILEMKHQSYCSWSTKSREDRAWKLLALDNARVSSLQSQINDAAMSYSAEKPSSSPPPAGAQIPLNSGAKLQTMNYIVTIQLGGKQMTVMVDTGSDLTWVQCKPCRSCYTQEDPLFDPAASPSYQPIPCNSSMCDSLQMATGVSGACGADQPSCNYALSYRDGSYTNGVLARDRIDLAAVPVRGFVFGCGESNQGMFGGTSGLMGLGRSPLSLVSQTIPEFGGVFSYCLPTREFDSSGSLILGNDYSVYKNSTPVVYTRMITDPQQASFYFLNLTGISIGGTALRSSTQFNTQVLIDSGTVITRLVPSVYKTLRDEFLRHFSGYPPAPGYSILDTCFDLAGYKEVDVPTIRFTFDGDAEVDVDVNGVLYFAKPDASQVCLAFASLSYEEEIGIIGNYQQKNLRVVYDTVGSKVGFAEETCGYS
- the LOC135612664 gene encoding protein VERNALIZATION INSENSITIVE 3-like isoform X1; translation: MDPPFSGFVLDPSKCRKLSIDDKRELIHELSKWPDSSTEKLQTWSRKDLLEILCAEIGKERKYTGLTKQKMIEYLFKLVSEKKSGGHVEAMNSTPNPPNPNPQTPHKRHRKNENPSRLPITANNLPASEGNEAVINVRYCQNLACRATLNLDDAFCKRCSCCICHKYDDNKDPSLWLFCSSDTLSQGNPCGLSCHLECALKHERAGIVKNGKCTSLDGSYYCTYCGKSNDLLGCWKKQLMIAMDARRVDVLCYRISLSHKILESTEKFQSLHEIVDTAMKKLEAEVGPINDLPNMARGIVNRLSVGAEVQRMCAFAVKLLDSMHLLAFSSDTQVQQVSLTSSSFIKFVDISPVSVTLVLGYDDNSALSQEMAGFTIWHRKADAREYPKKPTCTLFKPKRRFLITELSPATEYMFKVVAFSSFSELRMWEVGVTTEGISLDDPAGLAADVNPSKPYCQSPKTNSSGLSNPSEGDESNNNVVAYTDLNKSPDSCFHYFEKPDILDSEKLSDHIQKDEKSEYAGTISGAEVMEADETPGHSGSALDEELNPTIQMESHKDSTNSVENNQATDIPKSENESNAPTADEMVIVPFGHPDQTLPVTHRGLDTSQEGPGRGSKLKLGINLLESGRTNSGREPASLSKKRGREKIMEMCAKEGSLEGSYEYCVKVVRWLECEGHIETNFRVKFLTWFSLRATPQERRIVTVYVDTLIDDPASLAGQLVDTFSETICSKKPPPVPTGFCMKLWH